Proteins encoded within one genomic window of Panicum virgatum strain AP13 chromosome 1N, P.virgatum_v5, whole genome shotgun sequence:
- the LOC120653452 gene encoding uncharacterized protein LOC120653452 — protein MGSEFWDYCQESCIDIYYASVAHPKCNGQVERANGLILQGLKVRIFDPIKKYGAKCLQELPRVVWGLRMQRSRATGYSPFFMVYGSEAVLPSDIAFGALRIQNYDENEADATRCTDIDSAEEHRLTVSIQHARYEEQLRRYHDCNVHERDFNVDDLVLR, from the coding sequence ATGGGCTCCGAGTTTTGGGACTACTGCCAAGAAAGCTGCATCGACATCTACTACGCTTCCGTGGCGCATCCCAAGTGCAATGGCCAAGTTGAGAGGGCCAACGGCTTGATCCTCCAGGGGCTCAAAGTCAGAATTTTCGACCCGATTAAAAAGTATGGTGCAAAGTGCCTCCAagaactacccagagtagtTTGGGGACTCCGCATGCAAAGAAGCCGGGCTACCGGCTACTCACCGTTCTTCATGGTGTATGGTTCTGAAGCAGTCTTGCCATCGGACATAGCTTTTGGTGCTCTGCGCATCCAGAACTACGACGAGAACGAAGCTGATGCAACTCGATGTACCGACATCGATTCGGCAGAGGAGCACCGCCTGACGGTCTCCATTCAGCACGCGAGATATGaggagcagctccggcgctatcatgatTGCAACGTCCACGAGCGCGACTTCAACGTCGACGACCTAGTTCTGCGATGA
- the LOC120653453 gene encoding uncharacterized protein LOC120653453 produces the protein MAAYFPVMMGLQALNWLEALPADSINSWQDLCNAFVQHYQASCMGPKTRWDLASVKDVIHYFNEGFHNIELWRKMFETNPKTVGDMMTVVNTHADMEKAERAYHRHKNDYSERPPQRDNRSERYCDGRPPCHGKKHDRTESSKNRDCKHGPENTIAIAERSQFRSTLNQADLDRLLDGKCPWHKDANHTSQECRALSNGVNKDEDPKRPRCDDHNRPGGSRTTQARPRRRNSPRRDDDEQREDSPGNFQEEDRVVNYIYGKPSCWRKLKLDDREVNLVFKHPVEPLRWSEMPITFDRRDHWVHLPRPSAYPLVVSPVVSQICLAKVLIDGGSALDIIFASTLQSMGYDMTSLVPSDQDFYGIIPGAGSTPISRAILPVTFGTHDNYHTEYVNFEVAEFETSYHTILERPSLTKFMAFPNHTYLLLKMPSPKGVLSVYGDLQTSYACEAKNIELSDTLERSRNSVLVAQAAQSLPVDQQHIPAKESTFESQLAPVVATKTIVLRDDEPHKTAVIGASLDSA, from the exons ATGGCCGCCTACTTCCCGGTCATGATGGGTCTCCAAGCTCTCAACTGGCTCGAAGCGCTCCCTGCCGACTCCATCAACAGCTGGCAGGATCTCTGCAATGCTTTTGTCCAGCACTACCAGGCATCCTGCATGGGtcccaaaaccagatgggatctggCCAGCGTCAA GGACGTCATCCACTACTTCAACGAAGGCTTCCACAACATCGAACTgtggaggaagatgttcgagaCCAACCCCAAGACCGTGGGCGACATGATGACGGTCGTCAACACGCACGCCGACATGGAAAAAGCCGAGCGGGCCTACCACCGGCACAAGAACGACTACTCCGAGCGTCCCCCTCAGCGGGATAACCGCTCAGAACGCTACTGCGATGGTCGCCCACCTTGCCACGGGAAGAAGCACGACCGCACCGAGTCGTCCAAGAACCGAGACTGCAAGCATGGCCCCGAGAACACCATCGCCATCGCCGAAAGGTCCCAGTTCCGCTCAACCCTCAACCAAGCGGACCTGGATCGGCTCCTGGATGGCAAGTGTCCTTGGCACAAGGACGCAAACCACACATCCCAGGAGTGCCGAGCACTTTCCAACGGCGTCAACAAGGACGAAGACCCCAAGCGACCCCGCTGCGACGACCACAATAGGCCGGGTGGTTCCAGAACTACCCAGGCACGCCCACGGAGGCGCAACTCGCCCAGGCGAGATGACGACGAGCAGAGGGAAGATTCCCCAGGGAACTtccaggaagaagacagggTCGTCAACTACATATACGGCAAGCCATCATGCTGGCGTAAACTCAAGCTGGATGATCGCGAAGTCAACTTGGTGTTCAAACACCCGGTTGAACCCCTCCGGTGGTCGGAAATGCCGATCACCTTCGACCGCCGCGACCACTGGGTCCACCTACCCAGGCCGAGTGCCTACCCCCTCGTGGTTAGCCCGGTGGTGAGCCAGATCTGCCTGGCCAAAGTACTCATCGATGGTGGTAGCGCCctcgacatcatcttcgccagcacgttgcagagcatgggctacGACATGACATCCCTGGTCCCATCCGACCAGGACTTCTATGGCATCATCCCTGGAGCCGGGTCGACTCCGATCAGCCGGGCCATCCTACCGGTCACCTTCGGCACCCACGACAACTACCATACCGAGTACGTCAACTTCGAGGTCGCCGAGTTCGAGACTTCCTACCACACCATCTTGGAAAGACCCTCCCTCACCAAGTTCATGGCATTCCCAAACCACACGTATCTTCTCCTGAAGATGCCATCTCCAAAAGGGGTCCTCTCGGTCTATGGAGATCTACAGACCTCCTATGCGTGTGAGGCCAAGAACATCGAGCTCTCTGACACCCTGGAACGATCCAGGAACTCGGTTCTTGTTGCCCAGGCAGCACAGAGCCTCCCGGTGGACCAGCAGCACATTCCTGCCAAGGAGTCGACTTTCGAGTCGCAGCTCGCGCCAGTTGTGGCAACCAAGACCATCGTCCTCCGGGACGATGAACCGCACAAGACTGCCGTGATCGGGGCCAGCCTTGACTCGGCGTAG